In Vitis vinifera cultivar Pinot Noir 40024 chromosome 17, ASM3070453v1, one genomic interval encodes:
- the LOC100245622 gene encoding LOB domain-containing protein 41, with protein MREFGNKYKQFPIKHKFTIFSHPFLFPKPLAPSNPRPPSLKYPPTSPLPSPHSFSSPFPHFLALFSSFPNTPAMRMSCNGCRVLRKGCNDSCTLRPCLQWIKNPDFQANATVFLAKFYGRAGLINLINAGPEHLRPAIFRSLLYEACGRIVNPIYGSAGLLWSGSWQLCQSAVEAVLSGAPIMQISAESAVSSMSPPLKAGDIRHVSKDENSAGSSHELHKVKSRGRFKRSSGKPRARVESAAEFDESAGVILSRCYKSELSRDSRVSHPGSRESGEADSMSVETVEASLVKPTRDGSDVELELTLGLEPIPKVQKACAVVREKEEMAGSEDDTCKVELALEYSG; from the exons ATGAGAGAATTTGGCAATAAATACAAGCAGTTTCCCATCAAACACAAATTTACAATTTTCTCACATCCTTTTCTCTTTCCCAAACCACTTGCGCCCTCAAACCCACGCCCTCCCTCACTTAAATATCCCCCCACATCTCCTCTTCCATCCCCTCACTCTTTCTCCTCCCCTTTTCCCCATTTTCTCGCCCTTTTTTCCTCCTTTCCAAACACCCCAGCCATGCGGATGAGTTGTAATGGCTGTCGAGTCCTTCGCAAAGGCTGTAATGATAGCTGCACTCTCAGACCTTGCCTTCAGTGGATCAAAAACCCCGATTTTCAAGCCAATGCCACCGTCTTCCTCGCCAAATTTTACGGCCGCGCTGGCCTCATCAACCTTATCAATGCTGGCCCCGAACACCTCCGCCCTG CTATATTCAGATCATTGCTGTACGAGGCTTGTGGGAGGATCGTGAATCCGATATACGGCTCGGCCGGGCTTCTGTGGTCGGGAAGCTGGCAACTTTGTCAGTCGGCGGTGGAAGCAGTGCTCAGCGGCGCTCCGATCATGCAGATTTCGGCTGAGTCGGCCGTCAGCAGCATGAGCCCGCCGTTGAAAGCAGGAGATATTCGGCACGTGTCAAAGGATGAGAACTCTGCTGGCTCTTCTCACGAGCTTCACAAGGTTAAGAGCAGGGGGCGGTTCAAGCGCTCGAGTGGGAAGCCCAGGGCCAGAGTGGAGTCGGCTGCGGAGTTCGACGAATCGGCTGGGGTTATCCTAAGCCGGTGCTATAAAAGCGAGCTGAGTCGTGACTCGAGAGTGAGTCATCCAGGGAGCCGCGAGAGCGGAGAAGCAGACAGCATGTCGGTGGAGACTGTGGAGGCTTCGCTAGTGAAGCCGACGCGTGATGGGAGCGACGTGGAGCTGGAGCTGACACTGGGCTTGGAGCCGATTCCAAAGGTGCAGAAGGCGTGTGCCGTGGtgagagagaaggaagagatgGCCGGCTCAGAAGACGACACCTGTAAAGTGGAACTGGCTCTTGAATACTCTGGTTAA
- the LOC100250756 gene encoding NADH dehydrogenase [ubiquinone] 1 beta subcomplex subunit 10-B produces MGRKKGTVEFDESPPDGYDPENPYKDPVVYFDMREYQVREKWIDIEKAKILREKLKWCYRIEGVNHLQKCRHLVQQYLDATRGIGWGKDGRHPSLHGPKVEAESE; encoded by the exons ATGGGGAGAAAGAAGGGAACCGTGGAGTTCGATGAATCGCCGCCGGACGGGTACGATCCGGAGAATCCGTACAAGGATCCGGTGGTGTATTTCGATATGAGAGAGTATCAGGTGAGGGAGAAGTGGATTGACATAGAGAAAGCCAAGATCTTGAGAGAGAAGCTTAAGTGGTGTTACCGCATCGAAGGTGTCAACCACCTCCAGAAGTGCCGCCACCTTGTTCAGCAGTACCTCGACGCCACCCGTGGTATAGGTTGGGGCAAGGACGGACGTCACCCGTCCCTCCACG GTCCTAAGGTTGAAGCCGAGTCGGAATGA
- the LOC100264676 gene encoding zinc finger protein CONSTANS-LIKE 16, which translates to MITDKKVANAMGGKTARACDNCLHKRARWYCGADDAFLCQACDASVHSANQLAERHERVRLQAASCKNADSMRDNSTPAWHQGFTRKARSPRNVKRTSVQPSKHENKFPTPPPLVPEIGSEEASPDENEEQFLFRVPTFDPFVAELNNDGIREIGMENDSKPLSDYGHEEIGDLDSLTGFLPSEMDLAEFAADVESYLGAGLDEDSCGIKGIGVLDCEQGDMDACFGDQKVKVKEERVETDATFHLDPELDMTKELLAWNLDYESTVMDEEEHEEKMVAAVEMRRKISLSLNYEDVITAWASQGSPWTTGNRPEFDPNDYWPDYMGACPTNVHGPCGDVGGVGGNFGGRDGGREARVLRYREKRRTRLFSKKIRYEVRKLNAEKRPRMKGRFVKRASFAAGPCFPILNVK; encoded by the exons ATGATCACTGACAAGAAAGTTGCAAATGCCATGGGAGGCAAGACTGCAAGGGCCTGCGATAACTGCCTGCACAAGCGGGCTCGTTGGTACTGTGGCGCTGATGATGCTTTCCTATGCCAAGCATGCGATGCATCAGTGCATTCGGCAAACCAATTAGCCGAAAGGCATGAAAGGGTTCGGCTCCAGGCCGCGTCTTGTAAGAACGCTGACTCAATGCGTGATAATTCTACTCCCGCCTGGCACCAGGGGTTCACTCGCAAGGCCAGAAGCCCACGCAATGTGAAGCGCACCTCGGTGCAACCATCTAAACATGAGAACAAGTTTCCAACTCCTCCCCCACTTGTTCCGGAGATTGGGAGTGAAGAAGCATCGCCTGATGAGAATGAAGAGCAGTTCCTTTTTCGGGTTCCAACCTTTGATCCCTTCGTTGCGGAACTCAACAATGACGGGATACGTGAAATCGGCATGGAAAATGATTCAAAGCCTTTATCGGATTACGGACATGAAGAAATAGGTGACTTGGATTCTCTAACTGGGTTTCTGCCCTCAGAAATGGATCTTGCAGAGTTTGCTGCTGATGTTGAGAGCTATCTAGGAGCAGGCCTGGATGAGGACTCGTGCGGAATCAAAGGAATAGGTGTCTTGGATTGTGAGCAAGGTGACATGGATGCTTGTTTTGGAGACCAAAAGGTGAAAGTTAAAGAGGAACGAGTGGAAACTGATGCAACCTTCCATCTGGACCCGGAATTGGACATGACAAAAGAATTGTTAGCATGGAACTTAGATTATGAGTCAACTGTAATGGACGAGGAGGAACATGAGGAGAAGATGGTGGCTGCAGTGGAGATGAGGAGAAAGATATCTTTGAGTCTTAATTACGAGGATGTCATCACTGCCTGGGCCAGCCAAGGCTCTCCATGGACAACAGGAAATCGTCCAGAATTCGATCCCAACGACTACTGGCCAGACTACATG GGTGCTTGTCCTACAAATGTTCATGGGCCGTGTGGAGATGTGGGAGGAGTGGGAGGAAATTTTGGAGGCAGGGATGGGGGTAGAGAAGCAAGAGTGTTGAGGTACCGAGAGAAGCGAAGGACTAGGCTGTTTTCCAAGAAGATAAGGTACGAGGTTAGGAAATTGAATGCGGAGAAAAGGCCTAGAATGAAAGGAAGGTTTGTGAAGAGGGCATCCTTTGCTGCAGGACCTTGTTTTCCTATCTTGAATGTTAAATAA